In the Streptomyces formicae genome, one interval contains:
- a CDS encoding helix-turn-helix domain-containing protein, whose protein sequence is MDRNTALAEFLRSRRARITPRQAGLPDDGGSRRVPGLRREEIAQLAGVSVDYYVRLERGRRLNVSETVLDALSRALRLDPVERTHLFQLAKPAASRPRRAATRPQPVRPGLRDLLRILDHTPALVLGRRLDVLASNRMARALLTDFDALPHRERNLVRFMFRDETARSLYAHWDTHARDIVASLRRDAGRHPHDPLLAELVGELSVQDEDFRRWWAGQDVHRHTHGSKHFHHPIVGPLTLNYESLTLPADPDQRLSVYTAEAGTGSEEALALLDAWTRRPEPAQPEPSR, encoded by the coding sequence ATGGACCGCAACACGGCTCTCGCTGAGTTCCTCCGCTCCCGGCGGGCGCGGATCACCCCGCGCCAGGCGGGCCTGCCCGATGACGGCGGCTCCCGGCGCGTGCCCGGACTGCGCCGCGAGGAGATCGCCCAACTGGCGGGCGTGAGCGTCGACTACTACGTACGCCTGGAGCGCGGACGTCGGCTGAACGTCTCCGAGACCGTGCTCGACGCCCTCTCCCGCGCGCTGCGCCTCGATCCGGTCGAACGCACCCATCTGTTCCAGCTCGCCAAGCCCGCCGCGAGCAGGCCCCGGCGCGCGGCGACCCGTCCGCAGCCGGTCCGCCCCGGGCTGCGCGACCTGCTCCGGATCCTCGACCACACCCCCGCCCTCGTGCTGGGGCGGCGCCTGGACGTCCTCGCGTCCAACCGGATGGCACGCGCGCTGCTCACCGACTTCGACGCGCTGCCGCACCGCGAGCGGAACCTGGTGCGGTTCATGTTCCGCGACGAGACAGCCCGTTCGCTCTACGCCCACTGGGACACCCACGCACGGGACATCGTCGCCTCGCTCCGGCGCGACGCCGGACGCCATCCCCACGATCCGCTGCTCGCCGAACTCGTCGGCGAACTCTCCGTCCAGGACGAGGACTTCCGCCGCTGGTGGGCCGGCCAGGACGTGCACCGGCACACGCACGGCAGCAAGCACTTCCACCATCCGATCGTCGGCCCGCTCACCCTCAACTACGAGTCCCTCACCCTGCCCGCCGACCCCGACCAGCGGTTGAGCGTCTACACCGCGGAGGCGGGCACCGGCTCCGAAGAGGCGCTCGCGCTCCTGGACGCGTGGACACGGCGGCCCGAGCCCGCGCAGCCCGAGCCATCGCGGTGA